GTTACCAATCCTGTATTTGCATTAATGGTAGCAACACTTGGATTACTGCTGCTCCATAAACCACCAGGTATTGCATTTGATAAAGTACTTGTAGATCCAATACAGATATACGTTGTTCCGGTAATAGGTGCAGTTGGTGGAACATAATTTGAGCAAGTGCCATTATTGGTAGAACCTGATGCAACCCAATTAGAATTAGCACCTGTTAGGGTAAAATCATTGAGTTGTCCATCTCTTCCATTTCCACTCGCATCTACAAGTGTAGTCACAGAAATATTATTGGCATCAACAAATCCTTGGTTGAAACGATAATACTGTTGCAAACCGATTAAACCTGATGGATTTAATTCACAGTTTTTGCTATTGTTGATCTCACTTTCACATAACACTCTGCTCCAAATACGGACCTCATCAACAGTTATATTACCAAAGCGACCCGTATTATGTCTTACATCTTTTCCAATATGAATCACAGAATTCGGATTGTTTACGATTCCGGTTGTAATGGCAGGCCCTGTAGCCTCCAATACGCCGTCCACGTAAAACCTGGTCCCAAACTCACTGGCCACACCCACATAATGATGCCAGCCACCGGCTTTGATAGGTACAGTAGCACCTCTCCAAGTACCCGCATCGTTTACTAAGAAATCAATTCCACCTGTTGTATTCGGATGCATGAGCCAAACATTGGTAGACATGTTATCAACACCTGATGTAGCCTGACCCATCACAGATCCATAAGGCATAATTGCATTAGGTGTATTCATCCAGAATTCAACCGTTATTTCTTTATTGAAAGCTCTGAATGGGTTATTAATAACAACATAATCATCAACACCATCAGTATTCAGTGCAGTAGCAGGTTTTGCCTGAACAGTCACATTTACAGTTGCCGTATTACTACAACCCGAAGCATTGGTGCCAGTAACGGTATACACACCACTGGCTGTTGTAGTTGCAGTTGTTATTACAGGATTCTGAACCGCACTGGTAAACCCATTCGGTCCTGTCCAACTATAAGTAGTTGCTCCGGTAGAAGATAATTGCAAATTATCACCTGCGATGATCGGACTATTTGAGCTGGCAGTAACAGTTGGTGTTGGATTCACCGTTACAGTTCTATTCGCTGTAGATACACAACCAGCAGCACTGGTAACTGTAACACTATATGTGGTTGCAACAGTTGGAGACACATTAATGGATGCCGTAGTAGCACCTGTATTCCATAAATAGGTACCTCCACCTGATGCTGTCAATGTTGTTGAACCTCCCAAACAAGTAGTATTAATACCTGAAATAGATGCTACAGGAAACGTATTCACCGTTATGGTAGCTGTAGATACTCCACCACACTCAGTTCTATAGGTAATGGTAGTGGTACCAGCACTAAATGCATTAACAACACCTGTATTCGCATTAATAGTAGCTATGGCAGTATTACTGCTACTCCATAAGCCTCCAGTAATAGTATTGGACAATGTACTATTACCTCCAATACAAAGAGAAGTATTACCCACGATAGGTGCTGAAGGCGCTACGTATGGAGAACAATTGGCTGTACTCACAAATCCGGATTCTATCCAATTGGAATTATTACCCGTCAATCCAAAGCCACTGAGTAATCCATGACGATTATTACCACTCAGATCTGTCAAAGTTGTTTCTGTTGAATTATTCGCACCTACAAAACCTTGATTAAAACGATAATACTCTTGTAATCCGGTCTGTCCTGTAGGATTCAATTCACAGTTTTTATTATTAATGATTTCTGCCTCACAAAGCGCACGGCTCCATACCCTTACTTCGTCAATAGACATGTCTGCAAAACGGAAGTTGGTATGTCTTGGGTCTTTACCAATTTGCATGATAGCATTGGCATTGTTCAGGATACCTGTACTGATAGCGGGTCCTGTCTGCTCCAATACTCCATCTACATAGAATTTAATACCAAACTCACTCGCCACACCTACATAATGATGCCAGCCTCCCGCTCTGATAGGTACTGTTGCACGTCTCCATGTTCCCGCATCATTTACATAAAAGTCAAGATTAGTACCGCCAATATCAGGATGCATCAACCATACATCAGTACCCATACCATCCACATTCAATGAAGACTGACCCATTATAGAACCCTGGGCCAATTTACCCGTAGGTGTATTCATCCAGAATTCAACAGTTATTTCTTTGTTGAAAGCTCTGAATGGATTACTGATCGTTACATGATCATCCACACCATCTGTTTTTAATGCAGTAGCAGGTGTTGACAGCACAGTTACATTTACAGAAGCTGTATTAGTACAACCTAATATACTGGTTCCCGTTACAGTGTAAGTGCCATTAGCCGCACTTGTTATATTATTTATAACTGGATTTTGGGCTGTACTGTTAAATCCATTTGGTCCAGACCAAGAGTAACTAAATGCTCCATTTGCAGATAGTTGAAGGTTATTTCCAGTCGATATCGGACTGTTTGAACTAGCCGTAACATCTGGCTTAACATTGACAGTCACTGTTCTTGATGCTTGTGCTGTACATCCATTAACATTTGTAACTGTAGCTGTATAAGTAGTAGTAACGGTGGGTGACACAGTAATTGCAGCTGTAGTAGCTCCTGTATTCCATGAATAAGTATTTCCACCACTTGCTGTTAATGTTGTAGACCCTCCGGAACAAATTGTATTTGTTCCAGCGATAGCCGGAGTCGGTAAAGGGTTCACGGTAAAGTTTAATGTAGAAACGCCACCACATGCTGTTGTATAGGTAATCGTAGTGGTACCAGCACTAACGGTAGTAACTTGACCTGTAGTAGCATTAATGGTAGCTACTCCAGTGTTACTACTCGTCCAGCTACCCCCTGGTATGGTATTCGTTAATGTTCGTGACTGACCAATACAAATAGTAGCGCCTCCTTGAATAGCCGCTGTTGGAGGTACAAAAGCATTCACAATACCTGTATTTGTAGAACCAGATGCTGCCCAATTAGAATTAGCTCCATCCAATGTGAAGTTATTCAGTGTACCATTTCTATTATTACCGCTAAGATCAGTCAATGTAGTAACTGTTGAATTATTGGCATTAACAAATCCTTGATTGAATCGATAATATTCTTGAAGACCATTTTGCCCAGTAGGATTGATCTCAACATTTTTATTGGCATTAATCTCCTCCTGACACAATGCACGACTCCAAATACGCAACTCATCTAATATCATAGTACCATAACGGTTATCGGGATCACCATTTGCAACGTGACGTGTGGCAAACCGAACATCTTTACCGATATGGATGACAGAATTCGGATTGTTTACAATGGAATTTGAAACACCATCTCCAGTATGTACTAAAACACCATCTACATAAAATTTCGTAAAGGCACCAGTCGACACTGCTGCATAATGATGCCATTCGTTTGCCGTAATGTTACCGGTTGTTCCTCGTAAAGTACCTGCATCATTAACATAGAAAGTCATGGTACCATTTCTATTGGGGTGCATCAGCCATACTGTATTCGTTGTGGCGTTATTATCCCCTTGCCCCATTACAGAACCAAATGGTAAATTCGCATTGGGCGTATACATCCAGAACTCAACAGTCATTTCTTTCTGAAAAGCTTCAAAAGGATTATTGACACTTACATAATTTAATCTGCTGTTATCATTGATCGCTAAACTTGGATCGAATTTTAAAGCACCTGCTGGAGTAAGAGTTGTGATACTAACTAACCCATCACCTGTTCTAACTCCTGGGATATTCAATTGATTGACTCCAGAATTATATGACCCGCCACCTCCACCATAAGTGGAAGCATTAATTTGAAAAATTCCACCGGTTGCTGCTGTAGCTCCTCCAGAATATCCACCACCACCTCCTGGGGCATCTTTTCCACCGGCACCCCCACCTCCAAATCCACCATAAGCATTTGAAATACATCCGTTGTATCCTCCAGCACCGCCATTTATGAAAGACTTGCCACCTTTTCCTTCACATCCGCCGCTTGAGTAAGAGAATCCATCACCATGAAATCCTGCTCCACCTCCCCCTATTTCATCTGCATAAGAAGAATAAGTCTTAGCTTCTCCACCATATCCGCCACTTCCTCCGTAAGCTATAATATTACATTGAATGGTAGCCCCAGAATTTGTGATTTGTCCATCTGCCAGATTAATATCTCTAGGGCAACTAGTAGAAGTTTGGCTTTTAGGCCCACCGCCGCCGCCTCCAGCTATTAGTAATGGTGTATTGTTTAACTGCCTTACTACAAAGGATCCCCCACCTCCGCCATTGTAGTTATTGTCACTTCCAGAGCTACCACCTTTTTGACCAACAAGAATACGTAACACTTCACCCGGCGTAACACTGAAGGTTCCTTTTATCTGCGCTCCTTTTCCTCCGGCAAGTACAGTTCCCCCACCTTGTGCTCCAAAAGCTTCAATTACTATAGAAGTCACTCCTGTAGGTACTGTGTAGTTAATTATATTACCAGTATAGCTGAATGTAGTTGTTGTTTGTGCAAACAATAACATTGAAAATAACGAGCATATAATGGCACTCGTAAGTTTAAGTAAACTTGTTTTCATGAGATTAGATATAAATGATTGAGCGGATTGCGTCATTGTTCGAAGTGTATACTTCGTTGAGAGTAGACTAAAATATTGCTGGGATAATGGCTGTTTAGATTCAGCACTAGAAGATATACACATGGCCACATCAAATGATGCGTCATGCAAACGTTTTGGTTGCATACAGTTAGTTCGGTTGTATAAAATTGTATCTACTGTAGATACAATTTTATGATTTGGATTTATTACTTGGATATTGGAGTCGTAGTTAACTCCATTGGATTTTAACTAACATAATCGTATTTCAGATTATATAATTCTAAAATATTCAATCGCTGATAACATCTTTAAAAAAATCTTAAAAATGGTGTGAATTACACAAAATGAGGTGCGAATGGTATTTGTACAGCTACCAATAACATTATGTCTTATCTTGTCACAATGCTATTTTTATAGCAGTTGAAAAGAAGTCAACCACTGCTTGAAAAATACCGTAGTAAACCAAAATGAGAAGTTGTCTGCTTATATTATTAGGGATCCTTTTACACCTTCAGGTGCACTCGCAGCAACTTAACCCTCAATTGATAGGATCTGCCAACTGGAAACTCACTAATGCCTCTCCTGTTAAAGAAAAAATTACCACAACACCTCTTAGCTTTCCGCTGCAACAACGCATGGTATTAAATTCAGAAAGAAAGATCTACAAAAAAAATATTCCTTCAGAAAGAAAACTCATTCATAATGGCCCAACAATTCCGGTTATAGAAACACTGACCTTTATCGGTAAAAAATTACCTGCTCCTGAAATTGTGAACGCCCCACCCTTACAAATTCGTGACAACGCCATCTATAATCTGTCTTATACAAATAAAGAACATGGATTTGCCGGCACCAACAGTTTCACTTTTGCAGAAGATGACAAATACAATATCTGGATCAGCTCCAGTAATGGTCTTATAAAATATGATGGCCACCAATATTTTCTATACGCATACCCTAGTCCTAATATTGCGACCACTGAAACCAGTATTCTTATCGATCATCTGAAAAGATTATGGCTGGTCAGTGAAAATGGTATCTATTATATTCATAACGATTCAATTTTTACCCTTCAATCCAAAACGCTTGAATTCTCAAAGATCAATGCGCGAAAAGTTACCGCCGACAAGCAACATCGCATTTGGATTGCCACCAAAGAAAAAGGCGTTTTATGTATCAATAATAAAACAGTATCTATCTATGATAAAAGAGCAGGCTTACCTGATCTATATATCATAAATGTTTTTGTTGATAAAA
Above is a genomic segment from Sediminibacterium sp. KACHI17 containing:
- a CDS encoding HYR domain-containing protein encodes the protein MKTSLLKLTSAIICSLFSMLLFAQTTTTFSYTGNIINYTVPTGVTSIVIEAFGAQGGGTVLAGGKGAQIKGTFSVTPGEVLRILVGQKGGSSGSDNNYNGGGGGSFVVRQLNNTPLLIAGGGGGGPKSQTSTSCPRDINLADGQITNSGATIQCNIIAYGGSGGYGGEAKTYSSYADEIGGGGAGFHGDGFSYSSGGCEGKGGKSFINGGAGGYNGCISNAYGGFGGGGAGGKDAPGGGGGYSGGATAATGGIFQINASTYGGGGGSYNSGVNQLNIPGVRTGDGLVSITTLTPAGALKFDPSLAINDNSRLNYVSVNNPFEAFQKEMTVEFWMYTPNANLPFGSVMGQGDNNATTNTVWLMHPNRNGTMTFYVNDAGTLRGTTGNITANEWHHYAAVSTGAFTKFYVDGVLVHTGDGVSNSIVNNPNSVIHIGKDVRFATRHVANGDPDNRYGTMILDELRIWSRALCQEEINANKNVEINPTGQNGLQEYYRFNQGFVNANNSTVTTLTDLSGNNRNGTLNNFTLDGANSNWAASGSTNTGIVNAFVPPTAAIQGGATICIGQSRTLTNTIPGGSWTSSNTGVATINATTGQVTTVSAGTTTITYTTACGGVSTLNFTVNPLPTPAIAGTNTICSGGSTTLTASGGNTYSWNTGATTAAITVSPTVTTTYTATVTNVNGCTAQASRTVTVNVKPDVTASSNSPISTGNNLQLSANGAFSYSWSGPNGFNSTAQNPVINNITSAANGTYTVTGTSILGCTNTASVNVTVLSTPATALKTDGVDDHVTISNPFRAFNKEITVEFWMNTPTGKLAQGSIMGQSSLNVDGMGTDVWLMHPDIGGTNLDFYVNDAGTWRRATVPIRAGGWHHYVGVASEFGIKFYVDGVLEQTGPAISTGILNNANAIMQIGKDPRHTNFRFADMSIDEVRVWSRALCEAEIINNKNCELNPTGQTGLQEYYRFNQGFVGANNSTETTLTDLSGNNRHGLLSGFGLTGNNSNWIESGFVSTANCSPYVAPSAPIVGNTSLCIGGNSTLSNTITGGLWSSSNTAIATINANTGVVNAFSAGTTTITYRTECGGVSTATITVNTFPVASISGINTTCLGGSTTLTASGGGTYLWNTGATTASINVSPTVATTYSVTVTSAAGCVSTANRTVTVNPTPTVTASSNSPIIAGDNLQLSSTGATTYSWTGPNGFTSAVQNPVITTATTTASGVYTVTGTNASGCSNTATVNVTVQAKPATALNTDGVDDYVVINNPFRAFNKEITVEFWMNTPNAIMPYGSVMGQATSGVDNMSTNVWLMHPNTTGGIDFLVNDAGTWRGATVPIKAGGWHHYVGVASEFGTRFYVDGVLEATGPAITTGIVNNPNSVIHIGKDVRHNTGRFGNITVDEVRIWSRVLCESEINNSKNCELNPSGLIGLQQYYRFNQGFVDANNISVTTLVDASGNGRDGQLNDFTLTGANSNWVASGSTNNGTCSNYVPPTAPITGTTYICIGSTSTLSNAIPGGLWSSSNPSVATINANTGLVTSVSAGVTTITYKNECGGISTTTVSTPNLPTPTITTPVGGTSVCPGNTVTLSAPSGFGIRYQWYKDGVEIPGATSSNYTATVSGTYTLARTSIPCVSTQSSPVIVTIADDVKPSITCPPNQTIDLDANCKAILPDYRSLLTVSDNCTPSGSLTITQSPAAGSEINDKGSMIVAFTVRDAAGNESTCTITLTKKDVTAPVITCPAPIIVNNTANTCGAVVNFINPTATDNCTGGAFNFWSGGEPNNFQNANEDYVQLYTSGRWNDLPNSSLNRFIVEFNDIRSTVYSGYTLIGTYGGHTYYISTGSATWTASRSAAQAIGGDLASINTLGESSFLAPYGGNTWVGGYQDKSVPGFREPGNASQNYLGWKWVDGTQLGAGQIIITQTAGLPSGSVFPVGVTTNTFVARDESGNESTCSFTVTVRDVQPPVITCQANINVTATSADGVVVNYTTPVGTDNCSGVTTIRTAGLASGSTFPIGTTTVTYRVTDAAGLSTQCSFTVTVVGVAPVITCPAHITVNATAGTCAANVNFAATETVGIPASTITYTINGNPVVSGASFPVGTTTVVATATNAAGSSSCSFTVTVVDNEKPTITAPANVQGNNTTGLCTGTVTLGTPVTADNCGVASVDSDAPATFPVGTTTVTWTVTDIHGNTNTATQTVTIRDNEKPTITAPANVQGNNTAGLCTGTVTLGTPVTADNCGVASVDNDAPSVFPVGTTTVTWTVTDIHGNTNTATQTVTIRDNEKPTITAPANVQGNNTAGLCTGTVTLGTPVTADNCGVASVDNDAPSVFPVGTTVVTWTVTDIHGNAATATQTVVIVDHEKPTISTSNISVNNDPTKCGASVSISQPTTADNCGVLAVMGIRSDNELLTADYPVGTTTITWTVRDIHGNTNTTTQTVIVNDTELPVVKTQNIIAQLGANGQVSITASQINNGSTDNCAIATVVLDKVNFNCSNVGQNTVLLTVTDIHGNSASGTATVTVQDNIRPTVITQPVTVTLINGAASVTAAQVNNGSFDNCGIATITVSPANFNCNNIGSNTVILTVTDVNGNTNTASATVTVVGQLPSCSITSVPTSNVFTGGNPNNIYLGYGAQSTVLNVAATGGSSYTYQWSGTATQMLSSITAAAPVFTPTAPGNYTFTVTVTNNFGCTSTCSITICVKDIRVPGTGLKGSPAKVYICHLPPGNKNNPQTLEISVNAVATHIGQHSGDRLGTCAMTPCPEPAPATVSNALISKAVVESESKADTNEELKVTVMPNPSATYFTLKLESKYAAPVNLRVMDALGRVVDNRQKLGSNSTVEVGHNYQSGTYFAEFIQGNRRRVVQLLKIKR